One genomic region from Streptomyces sp. NBC_00582 encodes:
- a CDS encoding FMN-binding protein: protein MKRAIPVLVLSVAGLIPVWRYEPSTGTSTASSAAESTPSTSSSGTTFTGTTVNTEKGDVQVSVTYDGDRITAVKMLKQPNHPQTTAAVPKLISQTLQAQSADVDTVSGATITSDAYKESLQAAIDQEAAAASASPSASSASQVVAGSTVATEKGDVQVQVTFDGDRITAVRMLKQPNHPQTTAAVPKLISQTLQAQSADVDTVSGATITSDGYKESLQAAIDAKGA, encoded by the coding sequence GTGAAGCGAGCAATCCCCGTTCTTGTCCTGTCCGTGGCCGGCCTGATCCCCGTCTGGCGCTACGAACCGTCCACCGGCACCTCCACGGCCTCCTCCGCCGCCGAGTCGACCCCCTCCACCTCCTCCTCGGGCACCACCTTCACGGGGACGACCGTGAACACCGAGAAGGGCGACGTCCAGGTCAGCGTCACCTACGACGGCGACCGGATCACGGCCGTCAAGATGCTGAAGCAGCCGAACCATCCGCAGACCACGGCGGCGGTGCCGAAGCTGATCTCGCAGACGCTTCAGGCGCAGAGCGCGGACGTCGACACCGTGTCCGGCGCGACCATCACCAGCGACGCCTACAAGGAGTCCCTCCAGGCCGCCATCGACCAGGAGGCGGCCGCCGCATCGGCGTCCCCGTCGGCGTCCTCCGCCTCACAGGTGGTCGCGGGATCCACCGTGGCCACCGAGAAGGGCGACGTCCAGGTCCAGGTGACCTTCGACGGCGACCGGATCACGGCCGTGAGGATGCTGAAGCAGCCGAACCATCCGCAGACGACGGCGGCGGTGCCGAAGCTGATCTCGCAGACGCTTCAGGCGCAGAGCGCGGACGTCGACACCGTGTCCGGCGCGACCATCACGAGCGACGGTTACAAGGAGTCCCTCCAGGCCGCGATCGACGCGAAGGGCGCCTGA
- a CDS encoding ferredoxin reductase family protein, with the protein MTTVQSPPVPPTAIRPKVVARTGLYAVLAANAAVVTLFAAQAGFASNALVVIGRFAGLYGALLMAFQLLLVARLPWLDRRIGMDRLTNWHRWTGFGLLWTLVGHVVFITLGYAQSSSLDPVGQLVDLAETVEGVLRAAVAMVLILVVGGVSARWARRRLAYETWHFVHLYTYVAVVLAFTHQVAVGTTFTASSAATAYWYGVWAVALGSVVLGRAVLPLWRNWRHQLRVEKVVPESDNVVSVYITGRDLDRLPARAGQFFLWRFLTKDRWWQANPFSLSAAPDGTRLRLTAKAAGDGSAGLRHIKPGTRVFAEGPYGAFTAMHRTRPESLLIAGGVGVTPIRALLEEIEGHAVVVYRVGGERDAVLYDELRDLAVAKGAELHLVTGPPVPDRLAPRELAALVPDITERDVFLCGPPPMMNAVLGTLRELDVPKQQIHFERFSLAG; encoded by the coding sequence GTGACGACCGTCCAGTCGCCTCCCGTTCCCCCCACGGCGATACGTCCCAAAGTAGTGGCCCGCACCGGCCTGTACGCCGTGCTGGCCGCGAACGCGGCCGTCGTGACCCTCTTCGCCGCGCAGGCCGGCTTCGCCTCCAACGCGCTCGTCGTGATCGGCCGGTTCGCCGGTCTCTACGGCGCGCTGCTGATGGCGTTCCAGCTCCTGCTCGTGGCCCGGCTGCCCTGGCTGGACCGCCGCATCGGCATGGACCGGCTCACCAACTGGCACCGCTGGACCGGCTTCGGCCTGCTGTGGACGCTGGTCGGACATGTGGTGTTCATCACCCTCGGCTACGCCCAGTCCTCCTCCCTGGACCCGGTCGGCCAGCTCGTCGACCTCGCCGAGACCGTCGAGGGCGTGCTGCGCGCCGCCGTCGCCATGGTGCTGATCCTGGTCGTCGGCGGTGTCTCGGCCCGCTGGGCCCGCCGCCGTCTCGCCTACGAGACCTGGCACTTCGTCCACCTGTACACCTACGTCGCCGTGGTCCTGGCCTTCACCCACCAGGTCGCGGTCGGTACGACGTTCACCGCGTCCTCCGCCGCCACCGCGTACTGGTACGGCGTGTGGGCCGTCGCCCTCGGCTCGGTGGTCCTCGGCCGGGCGGTCCTGCCGCTGTGGCGCAACTGGCGTCACCAGCTGCGCGTCGAGAAGGTCGTCCCCGAGTCGGACAACGTCGTGTCCGTCTACATCACCGGCCGGGACCTGGACCGGCTGCCCGCCCGGGCCGGCCAGTTCTTCCTGTGGCGGTTCCTGACGAAGGACCGCTGGTGGCAGGCGAACCCCTTCTCCCTGTCCGCCGCCCCCGACGGCACCCGGCTGCGGCTGACCGCCAAGGCCGCCGGTGACGGCTCCGCGGGACTGCGCCACATCAAGCCCGGCACCCGGGTCTTCGCCGAGGGCCCCTACGGCGCCTTCACCGCGATGCACCGCACCCGCCCCGAGTCCCTCCTCATCGCCGGCGGTGTCGGCGTGACGCCCATCCGGGCGCTGCTGGAGGAGATCGAGGGCCACGCGGTCGTCGTCTACCGTGTCGGCGGGGAACGCGACGCCGTCCTCTACGACGAGCTGCGCGACCTCGCCGTCGCCAAGGGCGCGGAGCTGCACCTGGTGACCGGTCCGCCGGTGCCGGACCGGCTGGCGCCGCGCGAACTGGCCGCCCTCGTCCCGGACATCACCGAGCGGGACGTCTTCCTGTGCGGGCCGCCGCCGATGATGAACGCGGTGCTCGGCACCCTGCGCGAGCTCGACGTGCCCAAGCAGCAGATCCACTTCGAGCGTTTCAGCCTGGCGGGATGA
- a CDS encoding response regulator transcription factor: MEKVRLLVVDDDPPIADLVATVARYEGWEAVTANSGEEALRRAAAFHPDIVVLDLMLPDIDGFGVLDRLRQSGTMVPVVFLTARDGVADRVAGLTRGGDDYLVKPFAVEELMARLRTVLRRSTGPGFQRSVLRVADLTMDEDTREVRRAGRLLTLTPTEYEVLRYLMRKSPTVLTKAQILDHVWEYGFGGRSNVVELVVSRLRRKLDVTGEDPLIQTVRGFGYVIRQAAE; the protein is encoded by the coding sequence GTGGAAAAAGTACGACTCCTCGTCGTGGACGACGACCCGCCGATCGCCGATCTCGTGGCGACGGTCGCCCGCTACGAGGGCTGGGAGGCGGTCACCGCGAACTCCGGTGAGGAGGCGCTGCGCCGCGCCGCCGCGTTCCATCCGGACATCGTGGTGCTCGACCTGATGCTGCCCGACATCGACGGCTTCGGCGTCCTGGACCGGCTGCGGCAGTCGGGGACCATGGTGCCGGTGGTCTTCCTCACGGCCCGGGACGGGGTCGCGGACCGGGTGGCGGGGCTGACCCGGGGCGGGGACGACTATCTGGTGAAGCCGTTCGCGGTGGAGGAGCTGATGGCCCGGCTGCGGACCGTCCTGCGGCGCAGCACGGGGCCCGGCTTCCAGCGCTCGGTGCTGCGGGTCGCGGACCTGACGATGGATGAGGACACCCGCGAGGTCCGCCGGGCCGGCAGGCTGCTGACCCTCACCCCCACCGAGTACGAGGTGCTGCGCTACCTCATGCGCAAGTCGCCGACCGTGCTGACCAAGGCGCAGATCCTCGACCACGTGTGGGAGTACGGCTTCGGCGGCCGGTCCAACGTGGTGGAGCTGGTGGTGAGCCGGCTGCGCCGCAAGCTGGACGTGACCGGCGAGGATCCGCTGATCCAGACGGTGCGGGGTTTCGGGTACGTCATCCGGCAGGCGGCCGAGTGA
- a CDS encoding sensor histidine kinase, whose amino-acid sequence MIRRLRRTYRGMRLGTRLALGLGALALVVFAVVGTALTTYMRDYLSAQLNEQLAIAQVAQSKSIVESGSLTGKKYWGWYYAVYDVRDGTPVLRKPEDPGDVPEDVADLTTLAREQTVTDHEVVSTAHLRGDGVYRLRACEVEPGVVLVSGAPMDDIDNTVQHLITIQVVTFVLALAALVVFGRAMLRRGLQPLSDMAHTAHGIASHDLTESASRLPLRADRPGGGPEVEELRTAFNTMLEHIDDSLAVRAKAEQRLRRFVADASHELRTPLMSVRGYADLFQYAAANAPEERDRHLARLRAEAARMGVLLDDLLLLARLDAAEVETPLRREDADLVELVGQAADAFRATRPGHPLTLAPGPAALPLRIDPHRIRQVLDNLLTNAAVHTPPGTPVTVEVSATPTAAVVRVTDRGPGIPPGDRDRVFDRFYRVDKARSRDRGGSGLGLSVARSLVTAHGGTLHLTGEPGTTTFLLTLPPGRP is encoded by the coding sequence GTGATCCGCCGGCTGCGGCGGACGTACCGCGGGATGCGGCTGGGCACCCGGCTGGCGCTGGGCCTCGGCGCGCTGGCGCTGGTGGTGTTCGCGGTCGTCGGCACGGCCCTGACCACCTACATGCGGGACTATCTGTCGGCCCAGCTCAACGAGCAGCTCGCGATAGCCCAGGTCGCCCAGAGCAAGAGCATCGTCGAGTCCGGCAGCCTGACCGGAAAGAAGTACTGGGGCTGGTACTACGCCGTGTACGACGTGCGCGACGGCACGCCCGTGCTGCGCAAGCCGGAGGACCCCGGCGACGTGCCCGAGGACGTCGCCGACCTCACCACGCTGGCCCGGGAGCAGACCGTCACCGACCACGAGGTGGTGAGCACCGCGCACCTGCGGGGCGACGGCGTGTACCGGCTGCGGGCGTGCGAGGTCGAGCCGGGGGTGGTGCTGGTCAGCGGGGCGCCGATGGACGACATCGACAACACCGTGCAGCACCTGATCACCATCCAGGTCGTGACGTTCGTGCTGGCGCTGGCGGCGCTGGTGGTGTTCGGCCGGGCCATGCTGCGGCGCGGGCTGCAGCCGCTGAGCGACATGGCGCACACCGCGCACGGCATCGCCTCCCACGACCTGACCGAGTCGGCGTCCCGTCTCCCCCTGCGGGCGGACCGTCCCGGCGGCGGCCCCGAGGTGGAGGAGCTGCGCACCGCGTTCAACACCATGCTGGAGCACATCGACGACTCCCTCGCCGTGCGCGCGAAGGCCGAGCAGCGGCTGCGCCGGTTCGTCGCGGACGCCTCGCACGAGCTGCGCACCCCGCTGATGTCGGTACGCGGCTACGCGGACCTCTTCCAGTACGCGGCCGCCAACGCCCCCGAGGAACGCGACAGGCACCTGGCCCGGCTGCGCGCCGAGGCCGCCCGGATGGGGGTCCTCCTCGACGACCTCCTGCTGCTGGCCCGGCTGGACGCGGCGGAGGTGGAGACCCCGCTGCGCAGGGAGGACGCCGATCTGGTGGAGCTGGTCGGGCAGGCGGCGGACGCCTTCCGCGCGACCCGCCCCGGCCACCCCCTGACGCTCGCCCCGGGCCCCGCCGCCCTTCCCCTGCGCATCGACCCGCACCGCATCCGCCAGGTCCTGGACAACCTCCTCACCAACGCGGCCGTGCACACCCCGCCCGGCACCCCGGTGACCGTCGAGGTGTCCGCCACCCCCACCGCGGCCGTCGTCCGCGTCACCGACCGGGGCCCCGGCATCCCGCCCGGCGACCGCGACCGGGTCTTCGACCGCTTCTACCGCGTCGACAAGGCCCGCAGCCGCGACCGCGGCGGCAGCGGCCTCGGCCTCTCCGTGGCCCGCTCCCTGGTCACCGCGCACGGCGGCACCCTGCACCTGACCGGGGAGCCCGGCACCACGACCTTCCTGCTGACCCTGCCCCCGGGACGCCCCTGA
- a CDS encoding lysylphosphatidylglycerol synthase transmembrane domain-containing protein has protein sequence MTLLPLPTSPAATSPLPLPATAAPCATTAPPLPATASPCATAPLPLPATASPCATTAPPLPATASPCATTAPPLPATASPCATTAPPLPATAAPCATAPTTAAPSPGAVPRRFRVFARHAVSLLPVLYLGIWAAVDWHAVRDGTARLAGADPWWLLLGLVFTYLGSVAAACVRQGAVPDRLPPGPLVASQIAAGAANHVLPASIGAHAVTVRFLQRRSVPLPRATASVALYSLVRAVAKTPVVLAFLLLAPTAVRPAALLPDGRTLLGAVAGLLLVPAGAALVLALVRAVRGPVVDFVRTALTDARRLHTRPSRFLPLWGGAAAAPLIQASVVASVGKALDLPLSWPQLLFAFLAASTAAGAVPAPGGIGPVDAALVLTLAGYGTPLALATATVIGYRTLTVWLPLLPGVLVLSAMVQRKLL, from the coding sequence GTGACCCTGTTGCCGCTCCCCACGAGCCCCGCCGCCACCTCCCCGCTCCCGCTCCCCGCGACCGCAGCCCCCTGCGCCACCACCGCGCCCCCGCTCCCCGCGACCGCATCCCCCTGCGCCACCGCCCCGCTCCCGCTCCCCGCGACCGCATCCCCGTGCGCCACCACCGCGCCCCCGCTCCCCGCGACCGCATCCCCGTGCGCCACCACCGCGCCCCCGCTCCCCGCGACCGCATCCCCGTGCGCCACCACCGCGCCCCCGCTCCCCGCGACCGCAGCCCCCTGCGCCACCGCCCCCACGACCGCGGCCCCGTCACCGGGCGCGGTTCCCCGCCGCTTCCGGGTCTTCGCCCGGCATGCCGTGAGTCTGCTCCCCGTGCTGTACCTGGGCATCTGGGCGGCCGTCGACTGGCACGCCGTGCGCGACGGCACCGCCCGGCTGGCCGGTGCCGACCCCTGGTGGCTGCTCCTCGGCCTCGTCTTCACCTACCTCGGCTCGGTCGCCGCCGCCTGTGTCCGCCAGGGCGCGGTCCCCGACCGGCTGCCCCCGGGCCCGCTGGTGGCCTCGCAGATCGCCGCGGGCGCCGCGAACCACGTCCTGCCCGCGAGCATCGGCGCCCACGCGGTGACCGTCCGCTTCCTCCAGCGCCGCAGCGTCCCGCTGCCCCGGGCCACTGCCTCCGTCGCCCTGTACTCCCTGGTCAGAGCGGTGGCGAAGACCCCGGTGGTGCTCGCCTTCCTGCTGCTCGCCCCGACCGCCGTACGCCCGGCCGCGCTCCTCCCGGACGGCCGGACGCTGCTGGGAGCGGTGGCCGGACTGCTGCTGGTCCCCGCCGGGGCCGCGCTGGTGCTGGCCCTGGTGCGGGCGGTGCGCGGCCCGGTCGTGGACTTCGTCCGGACGGCGCTCACGGACGCACGCCGGCTGCACACCCGCCCGAGCCGCTTCCTGCCGCTGTGGGGCGGGGCCGCCGCCGCCCCGCTGATCCAGGCGAGCGTGGTCGCCTCGGTGGGGAAGGCGCTCGACCTTCCCCTGTCCTGGCCCCAGCTGCTGTTCGCGTTCCTCGCCGCCAGCACCGCCGCGGGCGCCGTCCCCGCCCCGGGCGGCATCGGCCCGGTGGACGCGGCCCTGGTCCTCACCCTGGCCGGCTACGGCACCCCGCTCGCCCTGGCCACCGCGACCGTGATCGGCTACCGCACGCTGACGGTCTGGCTGCCGCTGCTGCCGGGGGTGCTGGTGCTGTCGGCGATGGTGCAGCGCAAACTGCTCTGA
- the msrB gene encoding peptide-methionine (R)-S-oxide reductase MsrB — MSYDVEKQDEQWRAELTPTEYAVLRQAATEPAFTGEYTDTKTKGVYSCRACGAELFTSATKFDSHCGWPSFFDPKDTDAVELIEDRTHGMVRTEVRCARCGSHLGHVFEGEGYPTPTDQRYCINSVSLRLAPDAD, encoded by the coding sequence GTGTCGTACGACGTCGAGAAGCAGGACGAGCAGTGGCGGGCGGAGCTGACGCCGACCGAGTACGCCGTGCTGCGCCAGGCCGCGACGGAGCCCGCCTTCACCGGTGAGTACACCGACACCAAGACCAAGGGTGTCTACTCCTGCCGGGCGTGCGGCGCCGAACTGTTCACCTCCGCCACCAAGTTCGACTCGCACTGCGGCTGGCCGTCCTTCTTCGACCCGAAGGACACCGACGCGGTCGAGCTGATCGAGGACCGTACGCACGGGATGGTCCGCACCGAGGTCCGCTGCGCCCGCTGCGGTTCCCACCTCGGGCATGTGTTCGAGGGTGAGGGGTATCCGACGCCGACCGACCAGCGCTACTGCATCAACAGCGTCTCGCTGCGACTGGCGCCGGACGCGGACTGA
- the murC gene encoding UDP-N-acetylmuramate--L-alanine ligase, with the protein MAAGLPPAMDRPHFIGIGGAGMSGIAKILAQRGAKVAGSDAKESGTAAALRALGATVHIGHAAEHLADDASCVVVSSAIRKDNPELARAAELGIPVVHRSDALAALMDGLRPIAVAGTHGKTTTTSMLAVSLSELGLKPSYAIGGDLDAPGSNALHGEGEIFVAEADESDRSFHKYTPEVAIVLNVELDHHANYASMDEIYESFETFAGKIVPGGTLVISADQAGARELTRRVQGVKVVTYGEAEDADVRVLSVVPQGLKSLVTVVLEGQELTFTVSVPGRHYALNAVAALTAGAALGVPAAELAPALAAYTGVKRRLQLKGEAAGVQVIDSYAHHPTEMTADLEAMRAAAGDARILVVFQPHLFSRTQELGTEMGEALALADASVVLDIYPAREDPVPGVTSALIIDAARAAGADVTAVHDKGEVPEVVAGMAKPGDLVLTMGAGDVTDLGPRILDRLSS; encoded by the coding sequence ATGGCAGCCGGCCTTCCTCCCGCCATGGACCGACCGCACTTCATCGGCATCGGCGGCGCCGGGATGTCGGGGATCGCGAAGATCCTCGCTCAGCGCGGGGCGAAGGTGGCGGGCAGTGACGCCAAGGAGTCCGGGACCGCGGCGGCGCTGCGGGCGCTCGGCGCGACCGTGCACATCGGGCACGCGGCCGAGCATCTCGCCGACGACGCGAGCTGTGTCGTCGTGTCCTCGGCGATCCGGAAGGACAACCCGGAGCTGGCCCGCGCGGCCGAGCTGGGGATCCCGGTGGTGCACCGGTCGGACGCCCTGGCCGCGCTGATGGACGGTCTGCGGCCGATCGCGGTCGCGGGGACGCACGGCAAGACCACCACCACGTCCATGCTGGCGGTCTCGCTCTCCGAGCTGGGCCTGAAGCCGTCGTACGCCATCGGCGGCGACCTGGACGCCCCCGGCTCCAACGCGCTGCACGGCGAGGGCGAGATCTTCGTCGCCGAGGCGGACGAATCGGACCGCAGTTTCCACAAGTACACCCCCGAGGTCGCGATCGTCCTCAACGTGGAGCTGGACCACCACGCCAACTACGCGTCGATGGACGAGATCTACGAGTCCTTCGAGACCTTCGCCGGGAAGATCGTGCCCGGCGGCACGCTGGTGATCTCCGCCGACCAGGCGGGCGCCCGGGAGCTGACCCGGCGGGTCCAGGGCGTGAAGGTGGTGACGTACGGAGAGGCCGAGGACGCCGACGTACGGGTGCTGTCGGTCGTACCGCAGGGGCTGAAGAGCCTGGTGACGGTGGTACTGGAGGGGCAGGAGCTCACCTTCACGGTGTCCGTCCCCGGCCGGCACTACGCGCTCAACGCCGTCGCCGCGCTGACCGCGGGGGCCGCCCTCGGCGTCCCGGCGGCGGAACTCGCCCCGGCTCTCGCCGCGTACACCGGTGTCAAGCGCCGGCTCCAGCTCAAGGGCGAGGCGGCGGGCGTCCAGGTGATCGACTCCTACGCCCACCACCCCACCGAGATGACCGCAGACCTGGAGGCGATGCGCGCGGCGGCCGGCGACGCCCGCATCCTGGTCGTCTTCCAGCCGCACCTGTTCTCCCGGACCCAGGAGCTCGGCACCGAGATGGGCGAGGCCCTGGCCCTGGCCGACGCCTCCGTGGTCCTCGACATCTACCCGGCCCGCGAGGACCCGGTGCCCGGCGTGACCAGCGCGCTGATCATCGACGCGGCCCGGGCGGCCGGCGCGGACGTGACCGCCGTGCACGACAAGGGCGAGGTGCCCGAGGTCGTCGCGGGAATGGCGAAGCCCGGTGATCTCGTTCTCACCATGGGCGCGGGCGATGTGACCGACCTGGGCCCGCGCATTCTGGACCGTCTGTCGAGTTGA
- a CDS encoding indole-3-glycerol phosphate synthase, with the protein MFTSVLMIEKALTSADVEFVTTLHGDEAVAFHVLLQPRGDQADRLLRAIDDVALGELDEAARERRTPEGDEAKGFGERALEVSLQALHAAGSSAQGRLVEDHPLDALKSLVEEAGADEVIVLTDPHYVEEFFHRDWASRARHKVGVPVLKLFSHSKA; encoded by the coding sequence GTGTTCACAAGCGTTCTGATGATCGAGAAGGCTCTTACCTCCGCCGACGTGGAGTTCGTCACCACCCTGCACGGGGACGAGGCGGTCGCGTTCCACGTCCTGCTCCAGCCGCGCGGCGACCAGGCGGACCGCCTGCTGCGGGCCATCGACGACGTCGCCCTCGGGGAGCTCGACGAGGCGGCGCGGGAGCGTCGGACCCCTGAGGGCGACGAGGCGAAGGGGTTCGGGGAGAGAGCGCTGGAGGTGTCCTTGCAGGCGCTGCACGCCGCCGGCAGTTCGGCGCAGGGGCGGCTGGTCGAGGATCACCCGTTGGACGCACTGAAGTCCCTGGTGGAGGAGGCGGGGGCGGACGAGGTGATCGTGCTGACCGATCCTCACTACGTGGAGGAGTTCTTCCATCGGGACTGGGCTTCACGGGCCCGGCACAAGGTGGGGGTGCCGGTGCTGAAGCTTTTCTCGCACAGCAAGGCGTAG
- a CDS encoding pyrimidine reductase family protein translates to MRRLFPVTDQTPDQTSAPTSAAVPEDREWSLDELAEAYAYPASAPGEPRPWLRANMVSTLDGAAQHDGRSQPISTATDMRIFGTLRGLADVVVVGAETVRQEGYRPARERAEFAARREAAGQGPAPAIAVVTASLDLDFSLPLFTSPLVPTLLLTGAAAAPDKVAAAEKAGARVVIAGDGMGVEPARAVRALAERGHTRLLTEGGPRLLGQFVAAGVLDELCLTVSPMLTAGDAQRIAGGPSIPVPRRFALVSLLEEGGFLFGRYRRS, encoded by the coding sequence ATGCGACGGCTGTTCCCTGTGACCGACCAGACACCCGACCAGACATCCGCCCCGACGTCCGCCGCGGTGCCCGAGGACCGGGAGTGGAGCCTCGACGAGCTCGCCGAGGCCTACGCCTACCCCGCGTCCGCGCCCGGGGAGCCGCGGCCCTGGCTGCGGGCCAACATGGTCTCCACACTCGACGGCGCAGCCCAGCACGACGGGCGCTCCCAGCCCATCTCCACCGCGACCGACATGCGGATCTTCGGCACGCTGCGGGGGCTGGCGGACGTGGTGGTCGTCGGTGCGGAAACGGTACGGCAGGAGGGGTACCGGCCGGCCCGCGAGCGGGCGGAGTTCGCCGCGCGCCGGGAGGCGGCCGGGCAGGGGCCCGCCCCCGCGATCGCGGTGGTCACCGCCAGTCTGGACCTGGACTTCTCCCTGCCGCTGTTCACCTCGCCGCTGGTGCCGACCCTGCTGCTGACCGGCGCCGCGGCCGCCCCCGACAAGGTGGCCGCCGCGGAGAAGGCGGGGGCTCGGGTGGTGATCGCCGGGGACGGGATGGGCGTGGAGCCCGCACGGGCCGTCCGGGCGCTCGCGGAACGCGGGCACACCCGGCTGCTCACCGAGGGCGGGCCCCGGTTGCTGGGGCAGTTCGTCGCGGCCGGGGTGCTGGACGAGCTCTGTCTGACCGTCTCCCCGATGCTCACCGCGGGGGACGCGCAGCGGATCGCGGGCGGGCCCTCGATCCCGGTGCCGCGGCGGTTCGCGCTGGTGTCCCTGCTGGAGGAGGGGGGGTTCCTGTTCGGCCGCTATCGGCGGTCCTGA
- the zapE gene encoding cell division protein ZapE — MPRSLARGLAWGTVSSSTPAAPVDEIADAAPLSLCAREPFVPADRLVAEMVPPPRFDSVRFSTYLPDPNQPSQTEAVTVLESFAGGLGGAHAVGGARRGFLGFGRAKAPKAPAGPRGVYLDGGYGVGKTHLLASLWHATPAEPALKAFGTFVELTNLVGALGFQQTVRTLSGHRLLCIDEFELDDPGDTVLVSTLLGKLVEAGVALAATSNTLPGKLGEGRFAAVDFLREIQGLSAHFRTLRIDGEDYRHRGLPQAPAPCSDAQVTKTAYATPGASLDDFPHLLDHLAKVHPSRYGALTDGLKAVCLTDVQPVPDQSTALRLVVLADRLYDREVPVLASGLPFDRLFSEEMLNGGYRKKYFRAISRLTALARDAKRLTEAV, encoded by the coding sequence ATGCCTCGCAGTCTGGCACGCGGATTAGCATGGGGAACCGTGTCGTCCTCCACCCCCGCCGCCCCTGTCGACGAAATAGCCGACGCGGCCCCGCTGTCCCTGTGCGCCCGCGAGCCGTTCGTCCCCGCGGACCGGCTGGTCGCCGAGATGGTGCCGCCGCCGCGGTTCGACTCGGTGCGCTTCAGCACGTATCTCCCGGACCCGAACCAGCCCAGCCAGACCGAGGCCGTGACGGTCCTGGAGTCCTTCGCGGGCGGACTCGGCGGGGCGCACGCCGTCGGCGGCGCCCGGCGGGGTTTCCTCGGCTTCGGCAGGGCGAAGGCGCCCAAGGCGCCGGCCGGTCCGCGCGGGGTCTACCTGGACGGCGGCTACGGCGTCGGCAAGACCCACCTGCTGGCCTCCCTGTGGCACGCCACGCCGGCCGAGCCCGCGCTGAAGGCGTTCGGCACCTTCGTGGAGCTGACCAATCTGGTGGGCGCCCTCGGCTTCCAGCAGACGGTCCGCACGCTCTCGGGCCACCGGCTGCTGTGCATCGACGAGTTCGAGCTGGACGACCCGGGCGACACCGTGCTCGTCTCGACCCTGCTCGGCAAGCTGGTCGAGGCGGGCGTGGCGCTGGCCGCGACCTCCAACACGCTGCCCGGCAAGCTCGGCGAGGGACGGTTCGCGGCCGTGGACTTCCTGCGCGAGATCCAGGGGCTGTCCGCGCACTTCCGCACCCTGCGCATCGACGGCGAGGACTACCGCCACCGGGGGCTGCCCCAGGCGCCGGCGCCGTGTTCCGACGCACAGGTGACGAAGACGGCGTACGCCACCCCGGGCGCCTCGCTCGACGACTTCCCGCATCTGCTGGACCATCTCGCGAAGGTCCATCCCAGCCGTTACGGAGCGCTCACCGATGGCCTGAAGGCGGTGTGCCTCACGGACGTCCAGCCGGTTCCCGACCAGTCGACGGCCCTGCGGCTGGTCGTCCTGGCCGACCGGCTCTACGACCGCGAGGTCCCGGTGCTGGCCTCCGGACTCCCCTTCGACCGGCTGTTCAGCGAGGAGATGCTGAACGGCGGCTACCGCAAGAAGTACTTCCGGGCGATCTCGCGGCTCACCGCGCTGGCCCGGGACGCGAAGCGGCTCACCGAAGCCGTCTAG
- a CDS encoding carbonic anhydrase, with the protein MQPLIDNARTFGQRPEEFAKLAEGQSPQVLFITCSDSRVVPALITGARPGELFELRTAGNIVPPYGSERPTGEAATIEYAVEVLGVQDVVVCGHSHCGAVGALVRGDDLDAVPAVRDWLAHAADEPSAADPADPAVALAVQNHVLAQLLRLRSYPCVEKRLADGRLRVRGWYYEVHTGAVLEHRVATDGFEAL; encoded by the coding sequence ATGCAGCCCCTCATCGACAACGCCCGTACGTTCGGACAGCGCCCTGAGGAGTTCGCCAAGCTCGCCGAAGGCCAGTCCCCGCAGGTCCTGTTCATCACCTGCTCCGACTCGCGGGTCGTCCCCGCGCTGATCACGGGCGCCCGTCCCGGCGAGCTCTTCGAGCTGCGCACCGCGGGCAACATCGTCCCGCCGTACGGCTCCGAGCGTCCCACCGGCGAGGCCGCCACCATCGAGTACGCGGTGGAGGTCCTCGGCGTCCAGGACGTCGTCGTCTGCGGCCACTCGCACTGCGGCGCGGTCGGCGCGCTGGTGCGCGGCGACGACCTCGACGCCGTCCCCGCCGTACGCGACTGGCTCGCGCACGCCGCGGACGAGCCGTCGGCCGCCGACCCCGCCGACCCGGCGGTCGCCCTCGCCGTCCAGAACCACGTCCTCGCCCAGTTGCTGCGGCTGCGCTCCTACCCCTGTGTGGAGAAGCGGCTCGCGGACGGCCGGCTGCGGGTGCGCGGCTGGTACTACGAGGTGCACACCGGAGCGGTGCTCGAACACCGCGTGGCCACCGACGGCTTCGAAGCCCTGTGA